The Spartinivicinus poritis genome includes a region encoding these proteins:
- a CDS encoding tail fiber domain-containing protein, which yields MNKLSKTLLTGILTLCTVANVYADTARVYCAKSDGSHWYWSNLLALGQWIENTLPNGSSVRYFYIVEPFYQQIASHCPQDYYAQPDDRESDAWRLFKVYTLDGDEYFAPGSLGPVTNTGQSQEISIGSEFLSDIRLKQGIQPLQHNLDKISRLNGYSYSWRPDSIQSHLAGQTEYGVIAQEIQAEFPHLVKQDVQGYLRVDYRGLIPVLLESIKALKIKVERLESQH from the coding sequence ATGAATAAATTATCTAAAACTTTACTCACTGGTATATTAACATTATGTACTGTTGCTAATGTTTATGCTGACACAGCAAGAGTATATTGTGCAAAGTCAGATGGCAGTCACTGGTACTGGTCCAATTTACTTGCTCTTGGTCAATGGATAGAAAACACTTTGCCTAATGGCTCTTCCGTTCGATACTTTTATATAGTTGAGCCCTTTTATCAACAAATTGCTAGTCATTGTCCACAAGACTATTATGCCCAACCTGATGATCGTGAATCTGATGCTTGGAGATTATTTAAAGTTTATACACTGGACGGTGATGAATATTTTGCTCCAGGCAGTCTTGGCCCCGTTACAAACACAGGGCAGTCACAGGAAATTAGTATTGGAAGTGAGTTTTTAAGCGACATTCGCCTAAAGCAAGGTATCCAACCACTACAACACAATTTAGATAAAATCAGTCGTCTAAATGGCTATAGCTATTCATGGCGTCCTGATAGTATTCAAAGCCATTTAGCTGGCCAAACAGAGTACGGTGTTATTGCTCAAGAAATCCAAGCTGAATTTCCTCATCTAGTCAAACAAGATGTGCAAGGATACTTGCGGGTTGATTATCGAGGTTTAATTCCAGTATTACTGGAGTCGATTAAAGCACTAAAAATAAAAGTAGAAAGGTTAGAATCTCAGCACTAA